The DNA window tccctcatacgggaggtgcaaaatcaaatgctgcatcggattgaagaagctaggtggaaagattttctccaacttatagagcaacatagGTGCCATTCATTCCAAGTTAGCAATCACGGTCCAAGATAAccccttggcacaaagctggtgaaagaaatagctcaactctgccagcactagccagacatgctcagggacattgCCTCGAACCATCGtcagaagaagccgctcaatccatatgtggtagtcatgactcttcatccctaagactcgcatagtagataagttcactcccctccttagattagttgcatacccatcagggaacattaatgtctgaatccattctagtacttccctcctttggggtttgctcaagacaaaatcggccttaggccttctccatgtcttgccatgactaggaggcttcatatgttggtttggtctatcgcataacattGCCATATCCACTCTAGctttaacgttgtcctttgacttgttagGAATGTTCATGATTGTTGTCCAAAGTGCCTcgacgacattcttttcagtgtgcattacatcaatgttgtgtggaaggagaaggtcatcaaaataggggagccaaaTCAAGCTCGACTTATGAGTCCatatatgttgctcaccatatcccacaaaaccaccttctggattgatgacgagaccatctatctgttcatGAACCGCGACACCAGTCATTATtggtggtgcagggtctgtcattacaacacctttcgtaaagttcttgatgtcttgtctgaatacatggtcaagagggaggaattgccgatgtttgtcgaaTGATGAATACATGCCACCCTTCtgtaaccaaatgaacctcagaccttccttgcatactgggcatgggaacttcccgtgaacacagcaggcgcagaatatcccatacgccaggaagtcatgcagggagtagtggtaccaaacatgcattttgaagtttttctttgtagctcggttgtatgtccataccccttcctcccaagcacggaccaattcatcaatcacatgctccatgaacacacccatattattccttgggtgtccaggaattatcaacgacaagaatatgttctgtcgttgaaagcatacgtcggggggagattgagggggataacaaacatgggccaacatgtgtatggggcagccatcattctataaggattgaacccatctgttgccagcgcaacatgtacattacgagcctaTTTAAcattctcatgatgaatgccatcaaagtgggtccatgcttcaccatcggatgcatgtaccatcctgttaggattgtatcgtttgccatttttgtgccatgtcatatgtttcgcggattccttggtcatgtatagccgttggatccttggtatgaacggaaggtgtcataggattgtcacgggaatgtcaatctgcctcttctggccatcaccagaatctacctccaaGAACATAGatgatttacactttggacagtactttgcttccacgtattctttcctaaataggacgcaccccttcgggcaagcatgtatctgctcatacggcatgttaagtgcacgaaggagtttctgtgactcatgcatgctctttggtagaaggtgaccctccagaagcaggctggcaataactgtcaacataccatcgaaggcgtctcgactcgggctatactgggactttaacgccattatgcatccaatggcatccagttgagaaacctttgtctagtcgtgaaggggtttctgtgccacagcaaacatgtcgtagaacgcctttgtggttgcctctggttcctcctccgtacgtccttcagcgaactcgctcctttagcagccacaccaaatgcccgttccaagaaagcatcggtcttgttgatccattcattggtgacctgaccctgacttgcgcggcccgtgtacatccactcacggtcctccatcctctaacatatatagcggtgagtaatataaacatcaattgcatctacacgacgttcctactatctaataggtgacgataggtcctaatcccacccgcggatccgTAGACGAGGtttgtttccatgctctactcctatccgagacagaattttggcagcacctccccgttgttctctaaatacacgtcctgccagggagagtgtgtatccggagaacaacagggtgATGATggtgaaactctgtctcggatcagagcagaccatggaaactaaccccacctacgcatccgcgggctgtccaaaaaatatggacaattcgaaacagatacagttttagatatggaaatatctatatatttccaaccgtatctctttcgaacgggagacacctaactaggttacgtgatctacgaccatgataccgaaagaggggttatacctagggtggcggtggagtcaggctagcgggggctgtggcgggtcggtgctatggcgaggcgacgcggtgtaggcagacccgcagcggcgagtaaggcgatcggggtcgccgaggtactccggctccgctccgatgggctcttctctgcaaaaaaagaaacataaaactgtcaatacaaaattacGGCAGCACcttccctgcacggtgaggtttccaaaacctgcaagaaaaccaacggcacgatggccgacatgcacaagattatatccaaccacatatatataacaatgtcacaaccactactatgactcctacgactaccaccactgctactctaccactactactaccgcaactactagtaatactacgacgacggtagggcatacctagtgggcgtcgtagggcggcggtggtgaaggggctagggcgccggtggacaaggcgacggcGGCCGGGgcaccccctcctcctcctccttcttcatcctccttccaccttcttcctcctcctacttttcttcctccttcctcctctccccctctcctcctcctcctctctttctcctccttctcCGGCGGCGCGGTGCGGGGGGCGACgcgggtggcggcggtggcggtggcacggGTAGCAGTGGCGCGGGCAGCGCTGGCGCAGGCGTGcctgcgtgcgtgtgtgcggtgtgtgggccggctgggccggcggggttaaatcccccctttgccgagtgcccccgatctagcactcagcaaagtttttttatttttttaaattctttgccgagtgccacccggactggcactcgacaaatagggttttttttaaaaaatccctttgccgagtgtcttctcctgacacttggcaaagcgctgatttgccgagtgtcaatttttgacactcggcaaaccatattttttcacttttgacctccaaactttttctgtagtcctcatacaatacctggtactccatgttccaatgtggcacatttctcggactttttctatatttctttaatttattttatttaattgaattttcttggataatttaaattataactgctagtcattcgaataatgaaaaaaatgaatggaaaaatgatattcatgttatttagtataatgtgaggccgtatccaggaacataccaccaattttgaacatcttgttcacgaaacatggccacgaacttgcggtcgagttgtttttaaattctttaaaaagcaaacgaagaccgaaaatcttgaaacttgtcgagatatcatgatatcatatgtggaggctgtgataaaaaattgagaaggtttcgtacaagttgtcacgtacgatgctcgcAAACCGCAGAATCTCTGGAGAAATTCTATACTGAGGATTCCTGCACcaggaaaagatatagaaaaccaACACATTTCTACCCAGCGAGTTAACAGACAGGTTCAGGGGACTCTCCTTCATCGAGGGACCAAAATAAGTCATCAGATCAAGGAAATGAGGGGCAAACTGCTACAAAGGCATTGCAAGAAAAACTTCTGTCGCTTACTCTTGTGATGTATGCTAAACTGGAAAATGCAGATTTCAGCATTGCGCTTCAAAACAATGGCTCAGCATTTGTGGCGAAGCTCAAGAGTATGGTATATATATAGGGTGCATTTTATATACTCCCGGGAGTAGTTACTTCcataatcaataaatcacgttgtgtatgtgtacatactcatttattagtttgagtatgttgacatactaatattaaaatactccagatctttactatgtaaaaaaaattcaaaagagcacatattttttaatatattatataattatatgatagtagcatataaaataagtataaccatatactctaagtatacataCATACTTGTCATACATAGTACCCTAGATGGTCTAATATGATGATATACTCCATCTACGTATATTTCGTCGTGCCATATACGCCCaaaatctagagatatacacTTAGGAGTAAGTACTCCCTCCGTGTaggaaataatatatatatatatatatatatatatatatatatatatatatatatatatatatatatatatatatatatatatatatatatatatatatatataagcactAGATCTAGCAGCAGATTAATGAAATTAGCCCCGTCCCTCCGGTTAGTAACCTACTAGTCCACCAGTGCTTAGTTATCTTTATTCGATGTGTTTATTACAGGAACCTTTAGTTTGAGCTATGTGTTTGGCATTAAAATCTTCATTTTCGTCACTTCCTTCGTACATGTGTACACTGTCTATACAGCGATAGTCATCACGCATACATAGATATTTCTATCACGTGTTTACTGTCAATGGCCTTGTATGGTTGCTGGTGTTTACATGTATTAATGCTGAACCTGTTATATCAGCTCTGGACATGCCAAGCTTATTTTTTCATCTCAAGAGCTAGCTAGTCATGGATCTTGTGGCCGGGGCGGTGGGCAGCGTCATCGGCAAGCTCGGCGAGCTGCTCCAGGCAGAGTACAAGCTGCAGAAGGGCCTGCCTGAGCAAATCAAGTTTCTGAAAGATGAGCTCGAGGGGTGCGCAGACGGCTCTCAGCAAGGTGGGCGAGGTGCCGCCGGAGCAGTTCGATCCCCAGGTCCGGCTGTGGGCTAGCAAGGTCAGGGAGGCGTCCTACGACATGGAGGACATCCTCGACACCTGCCTCATCGAGGTGGCTGACCCAGCTGAGAAGAAGGATGGCTTGCTCAAGAATATTACCGACTTGCTCAAAAAGGGACACCAGGAGTTCAACAAGAGCAAGGCGCGCCACACCATCGCTGGCGCCATTGAGGACATGAAGAAGCGACTCCATGAGGTGTCTGACCGCCGTGACAGGTTCTTCGTTCCGCTGGCTCTGCCTGCCCCGGCGACGAAAGCTGGATCCTCGCCTTGCGGACATGCACAAAGAAGCGGCGCAGCTCATCGGCATCAACAATCCGAGGGCGGAGCTCATAGCCATGCTTCTGCCGACGTCTCACGGCAATGGAGATTCTGACGTctcctgcagcggcggcggcaacagCAGGAAGATGAAGGTCGTTTCTGTGGTTGGAATTGGGAGACTGAGCAAGACTACCCAGTACTggaaacgtcaaatttgccgagtgtttttacgtATGCTGAGTGTATTCCGTCGGACACTCGGCGAataatttttttgccgagtgctgcgctaaaaacattcggcaaaaaaaacactcggcaaacaggtagtttgccgagtgtaaaaaaaacactcggcaaacaagaggtttgccgagtgttttcttttttgcactcgataaagaaataaaatcttttttttttggaagaaggagaagaaaaaaaactttgccgagtgcctagatctaggacactcgggaaagaaataaaatcttttttttttgaaaaagaagaataagaaaaaaaaaatttgccgagtgcccagatctagacactcggcaaagaaataaaatctttttttggaaaagaaagagaagaaaaaaaatggaaaaaaactttgccgagtatcCAGATTTGGACACTcgtaaagaaaaaaaatatatttaattcAGGGGCACGACCGCGACCGcgacccctcccctcccccttcttcttctcccgcgACCGCGACCGTGCCCCACCCCTCCCTCTCCCAGCACGGCGGCGCGCCCCCtcgctccctcccctcccctcctccctctccctctcccagcgcggcggcgccctcctcctccctccctccctccctcccctcccctcctccctctccctctcccagggCGCACCCCgcccccagcgccccctccccttcCTGTCGtccccgccggcgcccctccccctcctctccttctcttccccggcggcggccaccccctcctctccctctcttccccggatccggcACCCCCTCCCCGGATCTCTTCCCCGGCATGgccggtggtggcgtggtggtggtgggaggcGGTGGCTGCCGGTGGTAGCAGCTCGGGCGTGgcgggtggtggcgtggtggtggtgggtggcggtggcgtggtggtggtggctcgtGGCGGCGGCCGTGAAGCCGGGAAGCAAAGGCAAGACGGAGGGCGTGAAGCTGGGCCGCGGCGCAGGGGAAGGGCGCCGCCGAGGAGACCGACGGTGGCCGGCGGAGACCGGCCAGTGGTGgctttttttcgaaaaaaaatgtTTATGGTGCCTTTTtcgaaaaaaatatttgccgagtgtattttgggcactcggcgaagtctgTCGAGTGtctgacaaaaaacactcggcaaagtctgtttACCGATAAAAATTcaccgagtgtcgtttgccgagtgtcacactcaacaaaccctttgccgagtgttttttaggcttaggggcactcggcaaatctcctGGTTCCCGTAGTGACCGTTGCCAAAGCAGTGTATGATGAGCTTAAACCACAATTTGATTGCTGGGCTTTTGTTCCCGTTGGCCGTAATCCGGACTTGAAGAAAGTCTTTAGGGACATTCTTAGAGATCTTGACAAGCAAACGTACGTGGCTTCCAAACTTAAATTACTGGATCAGAGGCAGCTCATAAACGAACTCCATGATTACCTTGGAACAAAGAGGTATGACGAGTATCCTCCTGATATTTTGGGCTAATCATTGTATTTTTATAGTCAGGGAAATTACACAATAACTTGAATTGCAATATGTGATGCAATTTACCAGTGTATTTGACACGCATATCATTTAAGCATACATATATGAGTTTCTATTCTTTAAGTCTACTGTAGTAGTTTGCTTTTTAATTGAAGTAAACTTCCGTCAGTAATTGCTTATTTTCACTGGGGTAAATAATTATGAGCCCTAAACTGATCAATATTATTAGACACTGTCAGTTGATTAACGGTTGGTTATGAAATACTACATACTAATTTTTGTTGGTCAAGAAATATAATGTTTACTTTACAAACTAAAATATTTACATCAAGATCATAAATATTGAGTAGATTTCAGATAAAAAAATACATTACATTAGTAAATTTTCGCTAGATTTTTAAGATTTTATTCTATACTTTGTCACTCTTGTTTTCTTTTATACATGCTCAACGGTTTATCAACTTTGGGTATTGATCTGTACTGTCATGTTGCTAGGTACTTCATCGTTATTGACGATGTATGGGACATAACAACTTGGAACATAATCAAATCAGCTTTGGTTAACAATAACACTGGAAGTAGAGTAATCAGAACTACTCGTAATCGAGATGTAGCCAGCAGGGAGGATGTTTATGTGCTACGCACACTTTCCCCTGATCACTAGAGAAATTATTCAAAACGAGGCTGTTTGGTGTTAATGGTGAATATCCTGCTAATCACCCTGCGGAGGCATCTGAAAAGATTCTGAAAAAATGCGGTGGTGTACCATTAGCTGCCATCACAATGGCCAGTTTGTTGGTGGGTAAATCAAGAGAAGATTGATTTGATGTGTGCAACGCTCCTGGGTTCTATCGTGGTAAGGGTAACCAGCAAGTAGATGATACCGAGTGGATATTGTCTCACAGCTACTATGTGTTAGCCGGACTCCTCGCCGGCCGCCGGAGCAGAACTCCGGCGAACTCTCGAACTCACGCGAACGCGGACACAGAGAACTCACACGCTGGATTTTGGTGCCTCAACAACTGCCTTAGCTTTTCTTGTTAAGTGTTCCTACTTATACACAATGAGCTACTAATAATAGCAAAACGAAAAGGAGTGGTGGACAGGCTATCCCCGGCCACCATGCCCGCCATGCGCGCCACACCTCCGAGCTCCGTGGAGTCCGTGCCATCCCACGCACTGGAGCGCGTCGTGCAGACGCTGGGCACTGCCCACGACACAAGTCGTGGGCGCAGTACAAGACGCGCCTGGGAGGATGTATATCCAAGCCAGACTCAAAAATAAACCGACGATAAAGATGAATGCAAAAGAAATGACAAACACAGGTTTACTAAATATGCCAACACTTCACCCCCTAAACCTGTTGTTCTTGGCCAACCTTGACGACACCAAGCTGAACACGGAGTTCGCAGAAACGATCACGCGCCAGCGGCTTTGTCAGGATGTCAGCGAGCTGTTCCTCTGTCCGAACATGCTCAATCCTCATCCTCCCATCTCCAACACAATCTCGGATGAAATGATAACGCACATCAATGTGTTTGCTTCGATCATGAAAGACGGGATTCTTACTGAGGGCGATTGCAGATTGACTGTCCATCTTCAGGAGGAACGGGGCACGCCGCTCGCCGTCGAGCTCTGCAAGCAGCTGTGCCAGCCAGATCCCCTGGCAGGCGACCATCGTACCTGCAATGTACTCAGCTTCGCAGGACGAGAGGGCGACCACCTTTTGTTTCTGTGACTGCCATGTCACCGCGCAGGagccgaggaagaacagcacgccAGTGGTGCTCTTCCTTGTATCAATGTCGCCGCCCATATCGGCATCACTGTACCCGAGCAGCTTCAGCTCCCGCGCTCCACACTTGTAGTAGCACCCGTAGTCGACGGTTCCGGCGACGTAGCGCAGGATCCGCTTGGCGGCGTTGAGATGCTCCATCGTTGGCCGCTCCATAAAGCGACTGACATACCCGACTGAGAAGGCGATGTCAGGCCGGGTATGCACCAGGTACCGGAGGCAGCCGACCAGGCCCCGGTACTCGGTGACGTCCACCGCCTCAGCGTTGCTTGTCTTGGACAGCTTCAGCCGAGGCTCCATCGGGGTGTGACAGGGATTGCAGGTCCCCATCCCCGCTCGGTCTAGGATCTTCCGAGCGTACGCCGTCTGAGCGAGCTTGATGCCGTCATCTCCCTGCTGCACTTCAATCCCCAGATAAAAACACAGGAGACCGAGGTCGCTCATTTTGAACCTAGATTTCATCTGCTCCTTGAAGTGGTTGATCTCGGCGGCGTCGTTCCTGGTGATGACGAGGTCGTCGACATAGACCCCCACCAACAACCGGgaagctcctcttcctctggcataGACCGCATGCTCCGACTCGCTGTGGCTGAAACCCAGCTCGCCCAGAGTGCGGTCCAATTTGGCGTTCCATGCCCTCGGTGCTTGTCGAaggccatagagggccttgtcAAGCCGCAGCACCATGTTCTCCTGCCCTGCGACAACGAAGCCAGGGGGTTGccgcacgtagacctcctcgtTCAGCTCCCCGTTCAAGAAGGCGGACTTTACGTCCATATGGTGCACCGGCCACCCCTCCTGGGCGGCGAGCGCGAGCAGCAAACGGACGGACTCGATCCGAGCGACAGGGGCGAACACTTCATCGAAGTCCACCCCGGCCTGCTGGACGTAGCCCTTAGCGACGAGCCTCACCTTGTGCTTCACGACGTCACCGGCGGCATTTCTCTTCGTCTTGTAAACCCACTTGAGGCCGATTGGTCGGTGCCCAGGTGGTAGAGGTACAAGACGCCAGGTACTGTTGCTCTCGATGGAgtccatctcctccaacatcaCTCGACGCCACGGCTGCAGCTTCTCAGCCTCAGTGAACGAGGCGGGCTCGCCCTCGATCTACAGATGGAGCTCTGCGGCAACCTGTCGAGCAGCAAGACCAGGAGGCGTCGCGTTCCCGAGAACGTTGTCGAGCGTGCGGTACCTTGGCTCGACGTCGTCGTTGTCGGCGTCCCAGTACTCCTCGGCGTTCGGCGGCGGCGACACGAACTCTGGTGAGGTGGGTGCCGTCGCAGGTTCAGGCGACTGTGGCGCCGACGACGCTGCAGAGGTGTTCGCCATGGGTGCGCCGGGGCTTGGCGCGGGAGCTGGACTGGTATGGGCCGGGCTAGCGGGCGCCTCAGACCCACCCCCGGCGATATCGATGTAGTGGTCCCCGGCGTCGATCTGCAAGTTGTGGTACTCCACCACGAGCCCCGAGTCGGTGTGCACCCCGTCATCATTCTCCTAGGTCCAGGACGCCGTTTCGTCGAACACAGCATCCCGGGACACGACGGCGCGACGCGCCACCGGGTCGTAGAAGCGCCAGGCCTTGGCGCTGGGCTCGTACCCGATGAACACGACTAGCGTGCCGCGGTTCTCCAGCTTCTTGAGATTGGGCTTCACCGTCTTGACGAAGGCAGTGCAGCCGAACATGTGAAAGTAGGAGACGTCGGGCCGCCTGCCATGCCATGCCTCGTAAGGCGTCACGCCGTCAAGGGCTTTTGTGGGCGCGCGGTTCAGGATCCAGACGGCAGTGGCGACGGCTTCTCCCTAGAAGACAGACGGCATGCCCCTGCTTTTCAGTAGAGCACGCGCCATGTTGACAACGCTCTGGTTCCTTCGCTCGACGACCCCGTTCTGCTGGGGCGTGTACGGCGCCGTGTGCTGCCACTCCACGCCACGGTCAGCGCAGTATGTCTCGAACTCGACGGAGGTGAACTCATCGCCGTTGTCCATCCTAAGAACGCGCAGGTGCCGCCCGGTCTCCACTTCAACCCGAGCCTGGAACTTCTTGACGGCGGCCAGCGTGTCGCTCTTAGCCGCTAGCAGGGCCACCCACATGAACCTGCTCTTGTCATCCACTAGAAGCAGAAAGAATTTCTTACCGCCGGGAGTCGCCGGCGTGATGGGGCCGCACAGGTCGCCGTGGACAAGGTCCAGCAACCCCTCTGCCCGCCGCTTGGCCTGCGACGGGAATGGCCTCCGCTTGAGCTTGGTGGTGACGCACTCGGTGCAGAGCTGGTGAACTCGATCGATGGGAGGAAGCTCCTGCACCATCCCGTGTTTCTCCATCTTGTGCAGGGCGTCGAAGTTCATGTGTCCGAACCGCTCATGCCACAGCCACGCGCCATCGGTGGCGCGCGTAGCCAGGCAGAGCGGCCGGGCCAGCTTCACTCGCAGGAGGTAGAGGCGTTCCGCCGAACGCATTACACGCAGGATCAGGCGGTCCTTGTCGTCGCGGATGCGGAGCACCCCGCGCCTGATGTGCACATCGCAATCCCCTTCATCGAGTTGTCCGAGGCTCACGATGTTGGAGACGAGGCGCGGGATGTAATACACCCCCGTGAGCGGGAGGTGCTCACCGGTCTTTCCCTCAAACAGAACGGTGCCGGAGCCTTGGATCTCCACCTCAGAGCCGTCGCCGAAGCGGACGGTGCCGCGGATCGCCGTGTCGATGTCGATGAAGGCGTCGCGGTTCCCCGTCATGTGGTTCGTCGCCCCGGTGTCCAAGTACCAGGTGGTGTCGTCGCGCTCGTTGTC is part of the Miscanthus floridulus cultivar M001 chromosome 9, ASM1932011v1, whole genome shotgun sequence genome and encodes:
- the LOC136479630 gene encoding uncharacterized protein: MSSRGAQTALSKVGEVPPEQFDPQVRLWASKVREASYDMEDILDTCLIEVADPAEKKDGLLKNITDLLKKGHQEFNKSKARHTIAGAIEDMKKRLHEVSDRRDRFFVPLALPAPATKAGSSPCGHAQRSGAAHRHQQSEGGAHSHASADVSRQWRF